The window tatttattaaaaaaattaaggaaaataacatgttttaagaattctttttttcgctcaaaatttaatgaaaatattcaaacattttatattaaattctaattaaaatttattttttctatataactaTTCTgcaatcttaaatttaaagatacatattaattggcttctataataaatctctttaatcatatattaatatgtatatcaggataaatagtaaatagataaataacttacaaaattatatatattattactactgtaaataaatcatatgcaaattaagtataatttttttagtatctCACTAAATCCATTTaatttgtaagaaatataaaatatcttgcaTGGAATTCAAGAAtctagttattttataaaatttacaaatattatacaaaatcttatacaaatatataaacgttataatttatatatttattacaaaattatttatttctttgatagataatagaaaataatattcagataaatttaacattaacattaatatctaataaaacatcctgtataaatattaattatgaaaaatttataattaaaaagtaaaaaataattacaaaaaatattcacaaacCTGTCTAGTAAGACTTCCACCAAGATTCATTGTTCCAGATCCATGTTTATTAGTTTGTAACCAAAGCATTGCAGTAGAAGTTAATTTGTAATGTGCAATTCTTCCACTAGATTTTTCTTGAACTTCTACTACATGAATTGAATCCCAACAgcctttaattttctttgaaccATCACCtgcttttttaatcaatattactGCTGCAAAACCATGATCTAAATCCCAGAGATAAACAGAAGAAACTCCACCTTCAAAATAGAGTTCTCTATATTGATCAAATGCGTGATTTGCATCTATCTCTAATTTTCTAAGTCTTTCAGAAGGCATTGAGCCATCTTCTAAAGGGGGATCATATGTATTACTCCAAGGAGatctagaaaataattttataataaattaaaatattacatttacaatattttagaattaagataagaattataataaaataaatataataaaataaaaatataatattgaaataatatagaaaaatataatatagaaaaataatatagaaaaataaagcacttttttataattacctaTAAGAATCTCCATCTCTATTATAATCACAAAGTAAATAATCTTTCCCAGATTCTTTatcttttgcaatttttaaaggTTGATCAACAGAAGATAAAAGATCTTCACAAAGAGATGGCACTAGATCTATTAAATCacttaaattcttttcaatttgctGGGGTGGTAATCTTCTCATTAAATCCAATGCACAATCCATTTGTTGCTCCGtctccaaaattaaaaattaattcaatttaatttttattattttgcaattagaatattatattttaattattttttacaatatcaattatatatgaaaataattttatattagtaataaaattaatgaatcaaatcataaaatgttaatttttaaaatgtaattgatttcatttttaaaattttatagttttaattcgatataattaaaagagcgataaattataaacttttattaatcataattaattttcaataaaaaacaaa is drawn from Apis mellifera strain DH4 linkage group LG5, Amel_HAv3.1, whole genome shotgun sequence and contains these coding sequences:
- the LOC409581 gene encoding F-actin-capping protein subunit beta translates to MTEQQMDCALDLMRRLPPQQIEKNLSDLIDLVPSLCEDLLSSVDQPLKIAKDKESGKDYLLCDYNRDGDSYRSPWSNTYDPPLEDGSMPSERLRKLEIDANHAFDQYRELYFEGGVSSVYLWDLDHGFAAVILIKKAGDGSKKIKGCWDSIHVVEVQEKSSGRIAHYKLTSTAMLWLQTNKHGSGTMNLGGSLTRQVEQDAQISENSPHIANIGRMVEDMENKIRNTLNEIYFGKTKDIVNGLRSVQSLADQRQQAALRQDLAAALQRRNANN